A genomic segment from Rhodospirillum centenum SW encodes:
- a CDS encoding ISAs1-like element ISRce1 family transposase, with translation MDEDDWGSKSRLRVLLEHFSRIEDPRDERRILHPLPEILLLVVCGTMADCDDYENIAAWGAAHLPFLRRHLPYAHGVPGERWLTILMNRIDPALFSAAFTAWVRATFPGRADFVAIDGKTSRRSHDRRAGTAPIHLVSAFATTSRLVLAQEAVPDKANELAAIPVLLDRLGENGGLAGALVSIDAIATNPTIAAAIRGQGADYLLAVKANQPTLRAELEAAFAVGDGADHHHDLDKGHGRVEERHVSVIREVDWLSGTRRFPGEMRLPDVAAIVRVHTTAHIADRTRTDTRYFISSAPLTAEHAADAVRGHWGIENRLHWVLDVLFKDDLSRLRTGHGAKNMAVVRHFALNLIRAANDQKSLKTRRKMAGWSDDYLASLLNPAIP, from the coding sequence ATGGACGAGGACGATTGGGGTTCGAAGTCGCGGCTTCGGGTGCTTTTGGAGCATTTCAGCCGGATAGAGGACCCGCGGGATGAGCGGCGGATCCTGCATCCGCTGCCGGAGATCCTGCTTTTGGTGGTGTGCGGCACGATGGCGGACTGCGACGACTACGAGAACATCGCGGCCTGGGGTGCGGCGCACCTGCCGTTCCTGCGTCGGCATCTGCCCTACGCGCACGGCGTTCCCGGCGAGCGGTGGCTGACGATCCTGATGAACCGGATCGATCCGGCGCTGTTCTCGGCCGCCTTCACCGCGTGGGTACGTGCGACCTTTCCGGGGCGGGCCGACTTCGTCGCCATCGACGGCAAGACCTCGCGGCGCAGCCACGACCGCCGCGCCGGGACCGCGCCGATCCACCTCGTATCCGCCTTCGCGACGACCTCCCGCCTGGTGCTCGCCCAGGAGGCGGTCCCCGACAAGGCCAACGAGCTTGCGGCGATTCCGGTGCTGCTCGATCGGCTCGGCGAGAACGGCGGGCTGGCCGGCGCCCTCGTCTCCATCGACGCCATCGCCACCAACCCGACCATCGCCGCCGCGATCCGGGGCCAGGGCGCCGACTACCTCCTCGCCGTCAAGGCCAACCAGCCCACGCTGCGCGCGGAGCTCGAGGCGGCGTTCGCCGTCGGCGACGGCGCTGACCACCACCACGACCTCGACAAGGGGCACGGCCGGGTCGAAGAACGCCACGTGAGCGTGATCCGTGAGGTCGACTGGCTCTCCGGCACGCGCCGGTTTCCTGGGGAGATGCGCCTGCCCGACGTCGCCGCCATCGTCCGCGTCCACACCACAGCCCACATCGCCGACCGGACGCGGACCGACACCCGCTACTTCATCTCCTCCGCCCCGCTCACCGCCGAACACGCCGCCGACGCCGTCCGCGGGCACTGGGGCATCGAGAACAGGCTGCACTGGGTGCTCGACGTCCTCTTCAAGGACGATCTCTCGCGCTTGCGAACCGGCCACGGTGCCAAGAACATGGCCGTCGTCCGCCACTTCGCCCTCAACCTCATCCGCGCAGCCAACGACCAAAAGTCGCTCAAGACGCGCCGAAAAATGGCCGGATGGTCGGACGACTACCTCGCCTCTCTCCTCAACCCCGCCATCCCTTAA
- a CDS encoding exodeoxyribonuclease III, translating to MRLCTWNINSVRLRLPLLLRLLDEHAPDVVCLQETKTVDDTFPLRELAERGYRFAHIHGMKSYNGVAILSRLELGAREVRHWCGREDCRHIATTLPVGPGIELHNLYIPAGGDVPDPAVNEKFAHKLQFLDEMIRWWPEQRSPDRPMILVGDLNIAPLETDVWSHRQLLDVVSHTPVEVEKLTQVQRTLGWVDAVRRFVPETEKLYTWWSYRSADWAASDRGRRLDHVWVTPPLAPALAGTTVLREARGWEPKPSDHVPVLVDFRF from the coding sequence GTGCGCCTCTGCACCTGGAACATCAATTCCGTCCGCCTGCGCCTGCCGCTGCTGCTGAGGCTGCTGGACGAGCACGCCCCGGACGTCGTCTGCCTGCAGGAAACGAAGACCGTGGACGACACGTTCCCCCTGCGGGAACTGGCGGAGCGCGGCTACCGCTTCGCCCACATCCACGGCATGAAGAGCTACAACGGGGTGGCGATCCTGTCCCGGCTGGAGCTGGGCGCGCGGGAGGTGCGGCACTGGTGCGGGCGGGAGGACTGCCGCCACATCGCCACCACGCTGCCGGTCGGGCCGGGGATCGAGCTGCACAACCTCTACATCCCCGCCGGCGGCGACGTGCCGGACCCGGCGGTGAACGAGAAGTTCGCGCACAAGCTCCAGTTCCTGGACGAGATGATCCGCTGGTGGCCGGAACAGCGCAGTCCCGACCGGCCCATGATCCTGGTCGGGGACCTGAACATCGCACCGCTGGAGACCGACGTCTGGTCCCACCGCCAGCTCCTGGACGTGGTCTCCCACACCCCGGTGGAGGTGGAGAAGCTGACCCAGGTGCAGCGCACCCTGGGCTGGGTGGATGCCGTGCGCCGCTTCGTGCCGGAGACGGAGAAGCTCTACACCTGGTGGTCCTACCGCTCCGCCGACTGGGCCGCCAGCGACCGCGGCCGCCGGCTGGACCATGTCTGGGTCACCCCGCCGCTGGCCCCGGCGCTGGCCGGCACGACGGTGCTGCGGGAGGCCCGCGGCTGGGAGCCGAAGCCCAGCGATCATGTCCCGGTGCTGGTGGACTTCCGCTTCTGA
- the hemJ gene encoding protoporphyrinogen oxidase HemJ, which yields MLYLWIKSFHVISMVAWMAGMFYLPRLFVYHTQTTPGAADYQRFVVMERKLLKYIMNPALIATWTFGLAMLALNPSLLSGQGWMHAKILLVLGMTAAHMLLGRYRREFEETRSARSEKFFRVFNEVPTILLIVIVILVIVKPF from the coding sequence ATGCTGTATCTCTGGATCAAGTCCTTCCATGTGATTTCCATGGTCGCCTGGATGGCGGGCATGTTCTATCTGCCCCGGCTGTTCGTCTATCACACCCAGACCACGCCGGGCGCCGCGGACTACCAGCGGTTCGTGGTGATGGAGCGCAAGCTCCTGAAATACATCATGAATCCGGCACTGATCGCGACCTGGACGTTCGGTCTGGCGATGCTTGCGCTGAACCCGTCCCTGCTGTCGGGACAGGGCTGGATGCATGCCAAGATCCTGCTGGTGCTGGGCATGACGGCGGCGCACATGCTGCTGGGCAGGTACCGCCGCGAGTTCGAGGAGACGCGCTCCGCCCGCTCGGAGAAGTTCTTCCGGGTCTTCAACGAGGTCCCGACGATCCTGCTGATCGTCATCGTCATCCTGGTGATCGTGAAGCCGTTCTGA
- a CDS encoding gamma-glutamyl-gamma-aminobutyrate hydrolase family protein: MSLPIPPSPSRPAPSRPATIRPPVGIPACARTLGQHPFHVVGDKYVRAVSEGAGALPLVLPALGDWYDVDALLDRLDGLFFTGSPSNVHPAAYGRAPGTEAPPHDEARDATTLPLIRRALERGVPLLAVCRGFQELNVALGGTLHARVQEVPGMMDHREDKDAPVEVQYGPAHTVALAPEGRLAAITGRRELRVNSVHSQGIDRLAPGLVVEGTAPDGLIEAVRVEGAPFALAVQWHPEWRFRDDPASTALLAAFGAAVRDHAAARGR, encoded by the coding sequence ATGAGCCTGCCGATCCCCCCGAGCCCCTCCCGACCGGCCCCGTCCCGACCGGCCACCATCCGGCCCCCGGTCGGCATCCCCGCCTGCGCCCGCACCCTGGGGCAGCATCCGTTCCATGTCGTCGGGGACAAGTATGTCCGCGCCGTCAGCGAAGGGGCGGGGGCGCTGCCGCTGGTGCTGCCGGCGCTGGGGGACTGGTACGACGTGGACGCCCTGCTGGACCGGCTGGACGGCCTGTTCTTCACCGGCAGCCCGTCCAACGTGCATCCCGCCGCCTACGGCCGTGCGCCGGGCACGGAAGCGCCCCCGCATGACGAGGCGCGCGACGCCACCACCCTGCCGCTGATCCGCCGCGCCCTGGAGCGGGGCGTGCCCCTGCTGGCGGTCTGCCGCGGCTTCCAGGAACTGAACGTGGCCCTGGGCGGCACCCTGCATGCGCGGGTGCAGGAGGTGCCGGGCATGATGGACCACCGCGAGGACAAGGACGCGCCGGTGGAGGTGCAGTACGGCCCCGCCCATACCGTGGCGCTGGCGCCGGAGGGGCGGCTCGCGGCTATCACCGGCCGGCGGGAGCTGCGGGTGAACTCCGTGCATTCCCAGGGCATCGACCGGCTGGCGCCGGGCCTGGTGGTGGAGGGAACGGCCCCCGACGGGCTGATCGAGGCGGTGCGGGTGGAGGGGGCGCCCTTCGCGCTGGCGGTGCAGTGGCACCCGGAATGGCGCTTCCGCGACGACCCGGCCTCCACCGCCCTGCTGGCCGCCTTCGGCGCGGCCGTCCGCGACCACGCCGCCGCACGGGGGCGGTGA
- the rho gene encoding transcription termination factor Rho: MNLQDLKAKTPAELLAFAEELQIENAGTLRKQDMMFAILKQLAENDVPIYGEGVLEVLSDGFGFLRSPEANYLPGPDDIYVSPSQVRRFGLRTGDTVEGQIRSPKEGERYFALLKVNSINFDHPDKVRHRINFDNLTPLYPDDRLRLEIEVDSSGKSKKDMTTRVIDLVAPLGKGQRALIVAPPRTGKTVMLQNIAHSIATNHPEVYLIVLLIDERPEEVTDMARSVRGEVISSTFDEPATRHVQVTEMVLEKAKRLVEHKRDVVILLDSITRLGRAYNTVVPSSGKVLTGGVDANALQRPKRFFGAARNIEEGGSLTIIATALIDTGSRMDEVIFEEFKGTGNSEIILDRKLSDKRVFPAIDIQKSGTRKEELLVDKGAMAKMWILRRILNPMGTQDAVEFLIDKLKQAKTNNDFFDSMNQ; this comes from the coding sequence ATGAATCTTCAGGACCTGAAGGCCAAGACGCCCGCCGAGCTCCTCGCATTCGCAGAAGAGCTCCAGATCGAGAATGCGGGCACCCTGCGCAAGCAGGACATGATGTTCGCCATTCTCAAGCAGCTCGCCGAGAACGACGTCCCGATCTACGGGGAGGGCGTCCTGGAGGTCCTGTCCGACGGCTTCGGCTTCCTGCGATCGCCAGAGGCCAACTACCTGCCCGGCCCGGACGACATCTACGTCTCCCCCTCCCAGGTGCGCCGCTTCGGCCTGCGCACGGGCGACACGGTGGAAGGCCAGATCCGCTCCCCGAAGGAAGGGGAACGCTACTTCGCCCTCCTGAAGGTCAATTCGATCAACTTCGACCATCCGGACAAGGTCCGGCACCGGATCAACTTCGACAACCTGACCCCCCTCTATCCCGACGACCGGCTGCGGCTTGAGATCGAGGTCGACAGTTCCGGTAAGTCGAAGAAGGACATGACGACCCGGGTCATCGACCTGGTCGCCCCGCTGGGCAAGGGCCAGCGCGCCCTGATCGTGGCGCCGCCGCGGACCGGCAAGACGGTGATGTTGCAGAACATCGCCCATTCCATCGCCACCAACCACCCCGAGGTCTACCTGATCGTGCTGCTCATCGACGAGCGGCCGGAGGAAGTGACCGACATGGCCCGCAGCGTCCGCGGCGAGGTCATCAGCAGCACCTTCGACGAACCCGCCACCCGTCACGTCCAGGTGACGGAGATGGTGCTGGAGAAGGCCAAGCGCCTGGTCGAACACAAGCGCGACGTGGTCATCCTGCTCGACTCGATCACCCGCCTGGGCCGCGCCTACAACACGGTCGTGCCCTCCTCCGGCAAGGTGCTGACCGGCGGCGTGGACGCCAATGCCCTGCAGCGGCCCAAGCGCTTCTTCGGCGCCGCCCGCAACATCGAGGAAGGCGGCTCGCTGACCATCATCGCCACGGCCCTGATCGACACGGGCTCGCGCATGGACGAGGTGATCTTCGAGGAGTTCAAGGGCACCGGTAACTCGGAAATCATCCTGGACCGCAAGCTCTCCGACAAGCGCGTCTTCCCGGCGATCGACATTCAGAAGTCCGGCACCCGCAAGGAAGAGCTGCTGGTGGACAAGGGCGCCATGGCGAAGATGTGGATCCTGCGCCGCATCCTGAACCCCATGGGCACCCAGGACGCGGTCGAGTTCCTCATCGACAAGCTGAAGCAGGCGAAGACGAACAACGACTTCTTCGACAGCATGAACCAGTAG
- a CDS encoding DNA translocase FtsK, which translates to MNPRLAATRPAPRGSNPRGVPPGRGTGPAVPGRNRNALLPDGAARFLRARLVELAGLLTVGVGAALAGAIASYTPADPSWNTAVPAGTTIVRNWLGLPGAYAADILVQTLGLSAYLIAALIAGWGLSVARHRPPDRWALRVPLGLGSVLLTGVALAGLSFAAGGAMGGSVGLILLNQVRLPLLSAGVGVPPGLLGLVAAVPALWMLLTALGVQTGGVLAGLRRLGERRQVEQPRTPSAPRRPVAAPAAQQAAPERPETERAGTGLAGLASGGLGGLSGLAARASAAAGGLREDLGDRLRGLFARTEAEPARPVRRIPPALTPVPPPRPERGPERMEPGLTIPRVERPAPPVTAETGAAGEETEEPRRPRLAPVVTPRPAPVIPLRRPEKQRHPSLPLEEPDAGEYELPPVEILQLPPAGQSAALDEEGLQRNATLLEGVLEDFGVRGEIVKVSPGPVVTLYELEPAPGTKSSRVIGLADDIARSMSAVSVRVAVVPGRNVIGIELPNQRRETVYLRELLTADAYEKSPQKLALVLGKDIGGGPVVADLARMPHLLVAGTTGSGKSVAINTMILSLLYRLPPDRCRFIMVDPKMLELSIYEGIPHLLAPVVTDPKKAVVALKWAVREMEDRYRAMSKLGVRNIDGYNARLKEAREAGEVLTRRVQTGFDPDTGKPIFEEQPIDLTELPYIVVIVDEMADLMLVAGKDIEAAIQRLAQMARAAGIHLIMATQRPSVDVITGTIKANFPTRISFQVTSKIDSRTILGEQGAEQLLGQGDMLYMAGGGRITRVHGPFVRDEEVEQVVKFLKAQGEPNYVEAVTEDEEEAGPAGDEGAGGGGGAGGGDLYDQAVAIVTRERKASTSFIQRHLRIGYNSAARLIERMEKEGVVSKANHVGKREVLARDIDDTERVN; encoded by the coding sequence ATGAACCCGAGACTGGCCGCGACCCGCCCCGCCCCCCGCGGCAGCAATCCCCGCGGCGTCCCGCCCGGCCGCGGCACCGGCCCCGCCGTGCCCGGGCGGAACCGGAACGCCCTGCTGCCCGACGGTGCCGCCCGCTTCCTGCGCGCGCGGCTGGTGGAACTGGCGGGCCTGCTGACGGTGGGCGTGGGCGCGGCCCTGGCCGGCGCCATCGCCAGCTACACCCCGGCGGACCCGTCCTGGAACACCGCCGTGCCCGCGGGCACGACGATCGTGCGCAACTGGCTGGGCCTGCCGGGCGCCTATGCGGCCGACATCCTGGTGCAGACGCTGGGCCTGTCCGCCTATCTGATCGCCGCCCTGATCGCCGGCTGGGGGCTGTCGGTGGCACGGCACCGGCCGCCGGACCGCTGGGCGCTGCGGGTGCCGCTGGGCCTGGGCTCGGTGCTGCTGACCGGCGTCGCCCTGGCCGGGCTGTCGTTCGCCGCCGGCGGGGCCATGGGGGGCAGCGTCGGGCTGATCCTGCTGAACCAGGTGCGGCTGCCGCTGCTGTCTGCCGGTGTCGGCGTCCCGCCGGGGCTGCTGGGGCTGGTCGCCGCCGTGCCGGCGCTGTGGATGCTGCTGACGGCCCTGGGCGTACAGACCGGGGGGGTCCTGGCCGGGCTGCGCCGGCTGGGCGAGCGCCGGCAGGTGGAGCAGCCCCGCACGCCTTCCGCGCCGCGCCGGCCGGTCGCCGCCCCGGCGGCGCAGCAGGCCGCCCCGGAACGGCCGGAAACTGAACGGGCAGGGACAGGGCTGGCCGGGCTGGCTTCAGGCGGCTTGGGTGGCCTCAGCGGGCTGGCGGCCCGCGCCAGCGCGGCCGCGGGCGGACTGCGGGAGGATCTGGGCGACCGGCTGCGCGGGCTGTTCGCCCGTACGGAGGCGGAACCGGCGCGGCCCGTGCGACGGATACCGCCGGCCCTGACCCCGGTGCCGCCGCCACGGCCCGAGCGGGGTCCCGAGCGCATGGAGCCCGGCCTGACCATTCCCCGCGTCGAGCGCCCGGCCCCGCCCGTCACGGCGGAAACCGGAGCGGCGGGGGAGGAGACGGAGGAACCCCGGCGGCCCCGGCTGGCGCCCGTGGTGACGCCGCGGCCGGCGCCGGTCATCCCGCTCCGCCGGCCGGAGAAGCAGCGCCATCCCTCGCTGCCGCTGGAGGAGCCCGACGCCGGGGAGTACGAGCTGCCCCCGGTGGAGATCCTGCAGCTTCCCCCGGCCGGCCAGTCCGCGGCCCTGGACGAGGAGGGGTTGCAGCGCAACGCCACCCTGCTGGAGGGCGTGCTGGAGGATTTCGGCGTCCGCGGCGAGATCGTGAAGGTCAGCCCCGGCCCCGTCGTGACGCTCTACGAGCTGGAGCCGGCCCCCGGCACCAAGTCCAGCCGCGTCATCGGTCTGGCCGACGACATCGCCCGTTCCATGAGCGCCGTCAGCGTGCGCGTCGCCGTGGTGCCGGGCCGCAACGTCATCGGCATCGAGCTGCCGAACCAGCGGCGCGAGACGGTCTATCTGCGCGAGCTGCTGACCGCCGACGCCTATGAGAAGAGCCCGCAGAAGCTGGCCCTGGTGCTGGGCAAGGACATCGGCGGCGGCCCCGTGGTGGCCGATCTCGCCCGCATGCCGCACCTGCTGGTCGCCGGCACCACCGGCTCGGGCAAGTCGGTGGCGATCAACACCATGATCCTGTCGCTGCTGTACCGGCTGCCGCCGGACCGCTGCCGCTTCATCATGGTCGATCCGAAGATGCTGGAGCTGTCCATCTACGAGGGCATCCCGCACCTGCTGGCCCCCGTCGTCACCGACCCCAAGAAGGCCGTGGTGGCGCTGAAATGGGCGGTGCGGGAGATGGAGGACCGCTACCGCGCCATGTCCAAGCTGGGCGTGCGCAACATCGACGGCTACAACGCCCGCCTGAAGGAGGCGCGGGAGGCCGGCGAGGTGCTGACCCGCCGGGTGCAGACCGGCTTCGACCCCGATACCGGCAAGCCGATCTTCGAGGAACAGCCCATCGACCTGACGGAGCTGCCCTACATCGTCGTCATCGTGGACGAGATGGCGGACCTGATGCTGGTCGCCGGCAAGGACATCGAGGCCGCGATCCAGCGTCTGGCCCAGATGGCGCGCGCCGCCGGCATCCACCTGATCATGGCGACGCAGCGCCCCTCGGTGGACGTCATCACCGGCACCATCAAGGCGAACTTCCCGACCCGCATCAGCTTCCAGGTCACCAGCAAGATCGACAGCCGCACCATCCTGGGCGAGCAGGGGGCGGAACAGCTCCTGGGCCAGGGCGACATGCTCTACATGGCCGGCGGCGGCCGCATCACCCGCGTCCACGGCCCCTTCGTCCGCGACGAGGAGGTGGAGCAGGTGGTGAAGTTCCTGAAGGCGCAGGGCGAGCCCAACTATGTCGAGGCCGTGACCGAGGACGAGGAGGAGGCGGGACCGGCCGGAGACGAGGGCGCGGGCGGTGGCGGCGGGGCCGGCGGCGGCGACCTGTACGACCAGGCGGTCGCCATCGTGACGCGCGAGCGCAAGGCCAGCACCAGCTTCATCCAGCGCCATCTGCGCATCGGCTACAACAGCGCCGCGCGGCTGATCGAGCGGATGGAGAAGGAAGGCGTCGTCAGCAAGGCCAACCATGTCGGCAAGCGCGAGGTCCTGGCCCGCGACATCGACGATACCGAACGGGTGAACTGA
- the hemH gene encoding ferrochelatase, translating into MTESAAFPASRRKIAIVLFNLGGPDRLESVHPFLFNLFSDPAILRLPNPFRMLLAHFIAGRRARIARGIYEKMGGKSPILENTRAQARALEEALWDAGEVRAFIAMRYWHPMSDETACDVRDWDPDEVVLLPLYPQWSTTTTASSLRVWDLAAKAAGLDKPTRTICCYPTEPGFIQANARLIRWAVAEAAAHGTPRVLFSAHGLPMKIVEAGDPYPWQCDRTAEAVIAALDIPGLDWVTCYQSRVGPLEWLGPSTEEEVLRAGRDRVPLVVVPISFVSEHSETIVEIGHEYRELAEENGVPHFVAVPTVGVEPDFIRGLAELVRQSLGTGCTMCSQNGGRFCPTTALGCPQGAAAG; encoded by the coding sequence GTGACAGAGTCCGCCGCCTTCCCGGCATCCCGCCGGAAGATCGCCATCGTGCTGTTCAATCTGGGCGGCCCGGACCGGCTGGAGTCGGTCCACCCGTTCCTGTTCAACCTGTTCTCGGACCCGGCGATCCTGCGTCTGCCCAATCCGTTCCGGATGCTGCTGGCGCACTTCATCGCCGGGCGCCGGGCGCGGATCGCCCGGGGCATCTACGAGAAGATGGGCGGGAAATCGCCCATCCTGGAGAACACCCGGGCGCAGGCCCGGGCGCTGGAAGAAGCGCTCTGGGATGCGGGTGAAGTGCGCGCCTTCATCGCCATGCGCTACTGGCACCCGATGAGCGACGAGACGGCGTGCGACGTGCGCGACTGGGACCCGGACGAGGTGGTGCTGCTGCCGCTCTATCCGCAGTGGTCCACCACCACGACGGCCTCCAGCCTGCGTGTCTGGGATCTGGCAGCCAAGGCCGCCGGGCTGGACAAGCCGACGCGGACGATCTGCTGCTATCCGACCGAGCCCGGCTTCATCCAGGCCAACGCCCGGCTGATCCGCTGGGCGGTGGCGGAGGCCGCGGCGCACGGCACGCCGCGGGTGCTGTTCTCGGCCCACGGCCTGCCGATGAAGATCGTGGAGGCCGGCGACCCCTACCCCTGGCAGTGCGACCGCACGGCCGAGGCCGTGATCGCCGCGCTGGACATTCCGGGCCTGGACTGGGTGACCTGCTACCAGAGCCGGGTCGGCCCGCTGGAATGGCTCGGCCCCTCCACCGAGGAGGAGGTCCTGCGCGCCGGGCGCGACCGGGTGCCGCTGGTCGTGGTCCCGATCTCCTTCGTGTCGGAGCATTCCGAGACGATCGTGGAGATCGGCCACGAGTACCGCGAGCTGGCGGAGGAAAACGGCGTGCCCCACTTCGTCGCGGTGCCGACGGTGGGGGTGGAACCCGACTTCATCCGCGGTCTGGCGGAACTGGTGCGGCAGTCCCTGGGGACCGGCTGCACCATGTGCTCCCAGAACGGCGGCCGTTTCTGCCCGACCACAGCGCTCGGCTGCCCGCAGGGTGCTGCGGCAGGCTGA
- a CDS encoding HigA family addiction module antitoxin yields MSTALPPLHPGELLREDILPALGITVSEMAEHLGVSRQTLHAILSERAAVTPAMALRLGKLCGNGPEIWLNLQAKWDIATLTTALSDELDRIPTLTTA; encoded by the coding sequence ATGTCCACCGCCCTTCCGCCGCTGCATCCGGGTGAACTGCTCCGGGAGGATATCCTGCCGGCCCTGGGTATCACCGTGTCGGAGATGGCGGAGCATCTGGGCGTGTCGCGGCAGACCCTGCACGCGATCCTGTCCGAGCGCGCCGCGGTGACCCCGGCCATGGCCCTGCGCCTGGGCAAGCTGTGCGGCAACGGGCCCGAGATCTGGCTGAACCTCCAGGCGAAGTGGGACATCGCCACCCTGACGACCGCCTTGAGCGACGAGCTGGACCGTATCCCCACGCTGACCACCGCCTGA
- a CDS encoding bleomycin resistance protein: protein MARILSLRAELPSPDLDLSLPFYERLGFQVEGRHGDGFALLEREGWILHLWRTDDPALCRASSVYLQVDDVDGFHAAALAAGVKPFRGPPADRSWGMREVYYLDPAGCLLKVGQDADEDATDRD from the coding sequence ATGGCCCGCATCCTCTCGCTGCGCGCCGAACTGCCGAGTCCGGACCTGGATCTGTCCCTGCCCTTCTACGAACGGCTGGGCTTCCAGGTGGAGGGACGCCACGGCGACGGGTTCGCCCTGCTGGAGCGGGAGGGCTGGATCCTGCATCTCTGGCGCACCGACGATCCGGCACTCTGCCGGGCATCGTCTGTCTATCTGCAGGTGGACGATGTGGACGGCTTCCATGCCGCGGCGCTGGCCGCGGGGGTCAAACCCTTCCGTGGCCCGCCGGCCGACCGCTCCTGGGGGATGCGCGAGGTCTACTACCTCGATCCCGCGGGCTGCCTGCTGAAGGTCGGGCAGGACGCCGACGAGGATGCGACGGACAGAGATTGA
- a CDS encoding LolA family protein yields MKTILSPTGITPTARPGTVRSLLAATVAAAALALAVPAAPARAAPAASEVARTPEVAADLARVEAYLNGIGTLRSRFLQVADDGSSVKGTFALARPGRMRIDYDPPVGNFIVADGRFVYFWDAELKQQSNAPIGSTLADFLLRPQISLSGDVTVTEVAHDGGVLEVTLAQTKDPALGRLTLVFEERPFALRKWRVLDAQGLTTEISLLSPETGVELKDEQFFFRDPTRRRERD; encoded by the coding sequence ATGAAGACCATTCTCTCCCCGACTGGGATCACCCCGACCGCACGACCCGGAACGGTCCGCTCCCTGCTGGCCGCGACGGTCGCCGCCGCGGCACTCGCCCTGGCCGTGCCGGCGGCCCCGGCCCGGGCCGCCCCGGCGGCATCGGAGGTCGCCCGGACGCCGGAGGTCGCGGCCGATCTGGCGCGGGTGGAGGCGTATCTGAACGGCATCGGCACCCTGCGTTCCCGCTTCCTCCAGGTCGCGGACGACGGCAGCTCGGTGAAGGGCACCTTCGCCCTGGCGCGGCCCGGGCGGATGCGGATCGACTACGACCCGCCGGTCGGCAACTTCATCGTCGCCGACGGCCGCTTCGTCTATTTCTGGGACGCCGAGCTGAAGCAGCAGTCGAACGCCCCGATCGGCAGCACCCTGGCCGACTTCCTGCTGCGCCCGCAGATCAGCCTGTCCGGCGATGTCACCGTCACCGAGGTGGCGCATGACGGCGGCGTGCTGGAGGTGACCCTGGCCCAGACCAAGGACCCCGCCCTGGGCCGGCTGACCCTGGTGTTCGAGGAACGGCCCTTCGCCCTGCGCAAGTGGCGGGTGCTGGACGCCCAGGGGCTGACCACCGAAATCTCCCTGCTGTCCCCGGAGACCGGGGTGGAGCTGAAGGACGAGCAGTTCTTCTTCCGCGACCCGACCCGCCGGCGGGAGCGGGACTGA
- a CDS encoding type II toxin-antitoxin system RelE/ParE family toxin: MIRSFRSRALALYWEQADGRKLPVQNHARVRRQLSALDAAGMPENLNLPGYGFHCLSGTPRRWSIWVSGNYRITFGWDGVDAVDVDIEDYH; this comes from the coding sequence ATGATCCGGTCGTTCCGAAGCAGGGCACTGGCGCTTTACTGGGAGCAGGCTGACGGCCGGAAGCTCCCGGTTCAGAACCACGCGCGAGTGCGACGCCAGTTATCCGCCTTGGACGCCGCTGGGATGCCAGAGAACCTGAACCTGCCCGGATACGGTTTCCATTGTCTGAGCGGGACACCCAGGCGCTGGTCGATCTGGGTATCGGGAAATTACCGGATCACCTTCGGCTGGGATGGAGTCGACGCCGTGGACGTCGATATCGAGGACTACCACTAG